A region from the Stutzerimonas stutzeri genome encodes:
- a CDS encoding c-type cytochrome: protein MNVPLWPLAGLFLAISVSAHAADAAAVYSKGGANTAAMACATCHGAEGEGMAAAGFPRLAGLSANYMRKQLADFASGARANPIMQPIAAALSREEAEAVSTMLADKPQPQVERIDRTALVDGPGETLALRGAWERNIPECVACHGPSGTGVGDAFPPLAGQSAQYLSSQLTAWRQGTRKNDPNDLMGHIARSLTEDEVMAVSTYFAGLTDKGAAK, encoded by the coding sequence ATGAACGTCCCCCTCTGGCCCTTGGCCGGGCTCTTCCTTGCGATTTCGGTGTCCGCGCACGCCGCGGATGCCGCTGCGGTGTACAGCAAAGGCGGGGCCAACACCGCCGCGATGGCGTGCGCTACCTGCCACGGCGCCGAGGGCGAAGGCATGGCCGCTGCGGGATTCCCCCGTCTGGCCGGCTTGTCGGCGAATTACATGCGCAAGCAACTGGCTGATTTCGCATCCGGTGCGCGGGCGAATCCAATCATGCAGCCCATTGCGGCAGCCTTAAGCCGTGAGGAAGCCGAGGCCGTCTCGACGATGCTGGCTGACAAGCCGCAACCGCAGGTCGAGCGAATCGACCGCACCGCGTTGGTCGACGGGCCTGGCGAAACCCTTGCGCTGCGCGGCGCCTGGGAACGCAACATCCCCGAGTGCGTTGCCTGCCACGGCCCCAGCGGAACGGGCGTCGGCGACGCCTTCCCACCGCTGGCCGGGCAGTCGGCACAGTACCTGTCGTCTCAGTTGACCGCCTGGCGTCAGGGCACCCGCAAGAACGACCCCAACGACTTGATGGGCCACATCGCGCGTAGCTTGACCGAGGACGAGGTAATGGCGGTCTCGACATACTTCGCAGGCCTGACCGACAAAGGAGCAGCCAAATGA
- a CDS encoding TlpA family protein disulfide reductase, translated as MLTINLGPLALAVPHVLMLVSLFIAMLTGWWVGRRSERNPEQQLFRLLLVALLVARLAFVLVYVEHFRDEPWRVIDIRDGGFIAWPGLLVAVLLGSWLAWRDSGLRRPLGAAVLVGVLSWGFGTFALHAFEQGTRLPEMGLRDNRGKPVALQDYVGKPLVVNLWATWCPPCRREMPVLAQAQQENTDVTFLFVNQGEGERLIADFLEAEGLGLENVLLDTGGRLGQHVGSASLPTTLFYDAEGRQVGSHLGELSRASLARALEQLEVKTQP; from the coding sequence ATGCTGACGATCAACCTGGGGCCATTGGCGCTTGCCGTCCCACATGTGCTGATGCTGGTGAGCCTGTTTATAGCGATGCTGACCGGCTGGTGGGTTGGGCGGCGCAGCGAGCGGAATCCGGAACAACAGCTCTTCAGGCTGCTGCTGGTGGCGCTACTGGTCGCGCGGCTGGCCTTCGTGCTGGTGTACGTCGAGCATTTCCGAGATGAGCCCTGGCGCGTGATCGACATACGTGACGGCGGTTTTATTGCCTGGCCGGGCTTGCTGGTGGCCGTTCTGTTGGGTTCCTGGCTGGCCTGGCGCGACAGCGGGCTGCGCCGACCGCTGGGCGCAGCGGTGCTGGTGGGTGTGCTCAGCTGGGGGTTCGGGACCTTTGCGTTGCACGCGTTCGAGCAGGGCACGCGACTGCCTGAGATGGGCCTGCGGGACAACCGGGGTAAACCCGTCGCCTTGCAGGATTACGTTGGCAAGCCGCTGGTGGTCAACCTGTGGGCCACTTGGTGCCCGCCCTGCCGGCGTGAAATGCCGGTCCTTGCGCAGGCGCAACAAGAAAACACCGACGTGACCTTTCTTTTCGTCAACCAGGGCGAGGGCGAGCGATTGATCGCCGACTTCCTCGAAGCCGAAGGGCTCGGTCTGGAAAACGTTCTGCTCGACACCGGCGGTCGTCTGGGCCAGCACGTAGGGTCTGCGTCGCTGCCCACCACGCTTTTTTATGACGCCGAGGGACGCCAAGTTGGCAGCCATCTCGGTGAACTGTCCCGTGCCAGCCTGGCGCGCGCCCTTGAGCAACTAGAGGTCAAAACCCAGCCATGA
- the dsbG gene encoding thiol:disulfide interchange protein DsbG, with amino-acid sequence MKPVRSLSFFISTLALLPTPWALAETLPPAVQAIEARGAKVVGSFDAPGGLKGYAARYNGQGIALYLTPDGDHVVVGSLLDSAGEDLTKAPLEKLVYEPMSSEMWQRLESSTWIADGAAEAPRVIYMFSDPNCPFCNMFWKQARPWVEAGDVQLRHVMVGMLRPDSAGKSAALLAAKDPEAALNEHEAAGKASTLKAIKRIAPEVNEQLEANLTLMGEMGASATPAIYYLDEQGRLQQHQGAPRPEALNGIMGPLSKR; translated from the coding sequence ATGAAACCGGTACGTTCACTTTCGTTTTTTATCTCAACGCTCGCCTTACTGCCGACGCCCTGGGCGCTGGCCGAAACGCTGCCTCCCGCGGTTCAGGCCATTGAAGCGCGCGGAGCCAAAGTGGTCGGCAGTTTCGACGCGCCGGGAGGATTAAAGGGCTACGCAGCGCGTTACAACGGACAGGGCATTGCGCTGTATCTGACACCGGACGGTGATCATGTCGTGGTCGGCAGTTTGCTGGATTCCGCTGGCGAAGACCTGACCAAGGCACCGCTGGAAAAGCTTGTGTATGAGCCGATGAGCAGCGAGATGTGGCAGCGGCTCGAAAGCAGCACCTGGATTGCTGACGGCGCGGCTGAGGCGCCACGGGTTATCTACATGTTTTCCGACCCGAACTGCCCGTTCTGCAATATGTTCTGGAAACAGGCGCGGCCCTGGGTCGAAGCGGGTGACGTTCAGCTTCGCCACGTGATGGTCGGCATGCTGCGCCCGGACAGCGCCGGTAAATCCGCGGCACTGCTGGCCGCGAAGGACCCTGAGGCGGCGCTCAATGAGCACGAGGCCGCGGGCAAGGCCAGCACGCTCAAGGCCATCAAGCGTATCGCGCCCGAGGTGAATGAACAGCTTGAGGCGAACCTCACCCTGATGGGCGAAATGGGCGCCTCGGCCACCCCGGCTATCTATTACCTAGATGAGCAAGGGCGTCTGCAGCAGCATCAGGGCGCGCCTCGTCCCGAGGCGTTGAATGGCATCATGGGGCCGTTGTCCAAACGCTAG
- the dsbD gene encoding protein-disulfide reductase DsbD yields the protein MRALFIFLACCLWSVQLANASPFTFGQKQQDFLPVDEAFTLHVEQPDAGGAVLRWDIAPGYYLYKERLRFAGLPPGNEPQLPPGEPYHDEYFGDSRIYRDSLEVQLPDADLASLELGWQGCADAGLCYPPQSRTVELGGSSTPPSMPVQADDQALASGLQQQSLGWSLLIFFGLGLLLAFAPCSLPMLPILAGIVVGSQAGPRRGMALAGAYVFSMALVYAALGVVAALLGANLQGWLMQPWLIASFAGLFVLLSLPMFGFFELQLPAGLRDRLEQAGRKRRGGSLAGASALGVLSGLLVGPCMTAPLAAALLYIAQSGDAVNGGLVLFALGLGIGTPLVLLVTVGNRFLPKPGPWMDRVKVSFGFLFLVAALYVLRPLLSDPLWVGLWGALLVVGASGLLHLSRELVRHQALSRAVASLAGVWGVALLLGAAGGAQDVMRPLGVFTGGVASSQGAEPAHGFVGFSEPADLDRELAAARAAGQWVLVDYYADWCVSCKVMEKEVFGDAQVQAALTGVRILRPDVTQTDPASRELLNRYQVMGPPTLLFIGPDGEERRTQRITGEVDANQFLNRWNQTMERG from the coding sequence ATGCGAGCGCTTTTTATCTTTCTGGCCTGCTGCCTATGGTCTGTGCAGCTGGCGAACGCTTCGCCGTTCACCTTCGGTCAGAAGCAGCAGGACTTTCTGCCCGTGGATGAAGCGTTCACGCTGCACGTCGAGCAGCCTGACGCTGGCGGCGCCGTGCTGCGCTGGGATATTGCGCCCGGCTATTACCTCTACAAGGAGCGCCTGCGATTCGCAGGGCTGCCACCGGGGAACGAGCCCCAGTTGCCGCCTGGCGAGCCGTACCATGACGAGTATTTTGGTGATTCGCGAATCTATCGCGACAGCCTGGAAGTGCAGCTCCCCGATGCGGATCTCGCGTCGCTTGAACTCGGCTGGCAAGGCTGCGCCGATGCCGGCCTGTGCTATCCGCCGCAAAGCCGCACGGTAGAGCTGGGCGGCAGCAGCACCCCTCCGTCCATGCCGGTTCAGGCCGACGACCAGGCCCTGGCCAGCGGGCTACAGCAGCAGTCGCTGGGCTGGAGCCTGCTGATCTTCTTCGGACTCGGCCTGCTGCTTGCCTTTGCACCCTGTTCGCTGCCGATGCTGCCCATCCTGGCCGGCATCGTCGTGGGTAGCCAGGCCGGGCCTCGCCGCGGCATGGCGCTGGCTGGGGCCTACGTATTCAGCATGGCGCTGGTTTACGCCGCCCTCGGAGTGGTGGCGGCGCTACTGGGTGCGAATCTGCAGGGATGGCTGATGCAGCCGTGGCTGATCGCAAGTTTCGCTGGCCTGTTCGTGCTGCTGTCCTTACCTATGTTCGGCTTCTTCGAACTGCAACTGCCGGCGGGCCTGCGTGATCGGCTGGAGCAGGCCGGCCGCAAGCGCCGGGGCGGCAGCCTCGCCGGGGCCAGCGCGTTGGGCGTGTTGTCCGGGCTGCTGGTGGGCCCCTGCATGACTGCACCGCTGGCCGCGGCGCTGCTGTACATCGCCCAAAGCGGCGACGCCGTGAACGGTGGCCTGGTGCTGTTCGCGCTGGGCCTGGGGATCGGTACGCCACTGGTGCTGCTGGTGACGGTGGGCAATCGCTTCCTGCCCAAGCCTGGGCCGTGGATGGATCGCGTCAAGGTTTCCTTCGGTTTCCTATTTCTGGTCGCCGCCCTCTACGTGCTTCGTCCGCTGTTGTCCGACCCGCTCTGGGTAGGGCTGTGGGGCGCGCTGCTGGTTGTGGGTGCCAGCGGGCTGCTGCACCTGTCGCGGGAACTGGTGCGGCATCAGGCGCTCAGCCGCGCGGTGGCGTCGCTGGCCGGCGTCTGGGGCGTAGCGCTGCTGCTCGGAGCGGCTGGCGGCGCACAGGATGTCATGCGGCCGCTCGGTGTATTCACAGGCGGCGTTGCGTCCTCGCAAGGTGCTGAGCCTGCCCACGGATTTGTCGGCTTCAGCGAGCCGGCCGACCTTGATCGTGAGCTTGCTGCCGCCAGGGCCGCGGGCCAGTGGGTGCTGGTGGACTACTACGCCGACTGGTGCGTGTCCTGCAAGGTCATGGAAAAGGAGGTGTTCGGTGACGCCCAGGTGCAGGCAGCGCTCACCGGCGTGCGGATTCTGCGGCCGGACGTGACGCAGACCGATCCCGCCAGTCGCGAGCTGCTGAACCGCTATCAGGTCATGGGGCCGCCGACGCTGCTCTTCATCGGCCCGGACGGGGAAGAGCGGCGAACCCAGCGCATCACCGGCGAGGTCGATGCGAATCAGTTTCTGAACAGATGGAACCAGACAATGGAGCGTGGCTGA
- a CDS encoding response regulator, producing MHVLLTEDNALIASGIVAGLEAQGFSVAHAATAGQADSLLRTASFDLMVLDLGLPDEDGLRFLQRLRRRGLELPVLILTARDAVTERVSGLQAGADDYLVKPFDLRELAARLHALLRRAAGRATQMIEHGPLSYDPAACAAFMAGEPVDLSRREQALLQALLQNPGRVLSAEQLKDAVYGLGDDVESNALNVHIHHLRRKLGNGIVETVRGIGYRLGPAGHASASTEAPDP from the coding sequence ATGCACGTACTGCTGACAGAAGACAACGCACTGATCGCCAGTGGCATCGTCGCCGGGCTAGAAGCCCAGGGCTTCAGCGTGGCCCATGCCGCTACGGCCGGGCAGGCCGACTCGCTGCTGCGCACAGCCAGCTTCGACCTGATGGTTCTCGATCTGGGTCTGCCTGACGAAGACGGCCTGCGCTTTCTGCAGCGCCTGCGCCGCCGCGGCCTCGAGCTGCCTGTGCTGATCCTGACCGCCCGGGATGCGGTAACCGAGCGGGTCTCCGGGCTTCAGGCGGGCGCTGACGACTACCTCGTCAAACCCTTCGACCTGCGTGAGCTCGCTGCCCGCCTGCATGCCCTACTGCGCCGCGCTGCCGGGCGGGCAACGCAGATGATCGAACACGGCCCGCTAAGCTACGATCCCGCCGCCTGTGCGGCCTTCATGGCAGGCGAACCCGTGGACCTGTCGCGCCGTGAACAGGCGCTGCTCCAGGCGCTACTGCAGAACCCCGGCCGCGTGCTATCGGCCGAGCAGCTCAAGGACGCCGTGTACGGACTGGGCGATGACGTCGAAAGCAACGCCCTGAATGTCCATATCCACCATCTTCGCCGCAAGCTGGGTAACGGCATCGTCGAAACCGTCAGAGGGATCGGTTATCGCCTGGGCCCGGCCGGCCATGCGTCGGCGTCCACCGAGGCACCCGACCCATGA